The stretch of DNA TCATCCCAGAAGAAAAAGCCGATGAAGCACGAGGTATTCTTGAGCAACTCCTCAAAGAAGAAGCCACCGAGCAATCGCTTGCAGCCAAAACGCAGCGCGTAGGGCGCATCGCCGTCAAGCACCCCATCTTCCTCGAACTCATGTCCCACCCGACCATCGTAGCCCTGTGGCGCAAATACCTCGGCGACGACATGGTCTGCTCCACCTGGTCTGGCAATACAGTCTATCCGGGCGCAGACAGTTTTGGCTGGCATTCAGACTACCCTTATTGGTCTGTGCAACCGCCCTGGCCACCCGGCCGTCTCGCAGGTCAAACCATCTGGCTTCTGAACGATCTCACCGAAGAAAACGGCGCAACCGCCATGCTGCCCCAAAGCCACCTGAAAGGCGAACCGCCACCGCCCGAACTCAAAAGCCAGTGGATCGACGGCGGTAAAATCCTCACCGGCAAACGCGGAAGCGCCATTGTCATGCACGGTGCCTGCTGGCATACAGCTCGCCCAAACCAAACCGACGAAATTCGATCTGTTCTCCTCGGCATGTATATGCGCCCCTGGTTCATCCCACAAGAAGACATGCGCGGCCAACTGGCAGAGTTAGAAAACCCCTCTGACTTAGTACGCCACCTTATGTGCGCCAATCAACGGGCGCCGAGTAATGTTGGCGCAAATTAATGAAATAACACAGGAAAAAAACGAATATGACTGAGGGACAAGAAGTTACCAGCACGACAGGAGCAGTTGCAGCCGGGCCTCCAGAGGCGGCAAGAGTCGGTGCGAGAATACTCGAACAGGGCGGCAATGCCTTTGATGCAGCGGTGGCGACCAGTATGGCATGCTGCATGTTACAGCCCCAATCTACGGGTGTGGGAGGTTATGTACTGTGTGCCGTGATCCTGGAAGGCGCCACAGGCAAAGTCTGGTCGAT from Gemmatimonadota bacterium encodes:
- a CDS encoding phytanoyl-CoA dioxygenase family protein, with amino-acid sequence MPKNLDYKKITTDLDEVGFHIIPSVIPEEKADEARGILEQLLKEEATEQSLAAKTQRVGRIAVKHPIFLELMSHPTIVALWRKYLGDDMVCSTWSGNTVYPGADSFGWHSDYPYWSVQPPWPPGRLAGQTIWLLNDLTEENGATAMLPQSHLKGEPPPPELKSQWIDGGKILTGKRGSAIVMHGACWHTARPNQTDEIRSVLLGMYMRPWFIPQEDMRGQLAELENPSDLVRHLMCANQRAPSNVGAN